From a region of the Sinorhizobium sp. B11 genome:
- a CDS encoding response regulator transcription factor, translating into MAVKTGISDDAAHLLVVDDDTRIRALLNRYLTENGFRVTIASDGAEAQRKLEGLDFDLIIMDVMMPGESGIEVTRGLRAVKNVPIIMLTALAESDSRIAGLEAGADDYLPKPFDPRELVLRVNNILRRNSSGDTPKIEQIMFGPYTFSLTRKELKKAAEVIRLTDREQEIMLLFARRAGDTIPRHELIGDDAEVGERTIDVQINRLRRKIEDDPANPVWLQTVRGIGYRLSID; encoded by the coding sequence ATGGCGGTCAAGACAGGCATTTCCGATGACGCGGCGCATCTTCTCGTCGTCGACGACGATACCCGTATCCGTGCGCTCCTGAACCGCTACCTGACGGAAAACGGTTTTCGGGTGACCATTGCCTCTGACGGGGCGGAGGCGCAGCGCAAGCTGGAAGGGCTCGATTTCGACCTGATCATCATGGACGTGATGATGCCCGGCGAATCCGGCATCGAAGTGACACGCGGGCTCAGGGCCGTGAAGAACGTGCCGATCATCATGCTGACGGCGCTTGCAGAATCCGACAGCCGTATTGCGGGGCTTGAAGCCGGAGCCGACGATTATCTTCCCAAGCCCTTCGATCCGCGCGAACTTGTCCTGCGCGTCAACAATATCCTGCGGCGCAACAGCAGTGGCGATACGCCGAAGATCGAGCAGATCATGTTCGGTCCTTACACCTTCTCGCTCACGCGCAAGGAGCTGAAGAAGGCTGCGGAAGTGATCCGCCTGACGGACCGTGAGCAGGAGATCATGCTGCTTTTTGCCCGTCGGGCCGGCGACACGATCCCGCGCCACGAGCTGATCGGAGACGATGCCGAAGTCGGCGAACGTACGATCGACGTGCAGATCAACCGCCTGCGCCGCAAGATCGAGGATGATCCTGCCAATCCGGTCTGGCTGCAAACGGTGCGCGGGATCGGATACAGACTGAGTATCGACTGA
- a CDS encoding MarR family transcriptional regulator — MPRQTSSKAGKPEPLATPMEDTGIIDFEIIELFFFAYRDFVSDPDAILEKSGFGRAHHRVVHFVNRNPGMTVADLLDTLKITKQSLARVLKQLIDSGYIRQVAGPEDRRQRKLYPTKSGRELALALAEPQSRRIERAFGGATPEAREGVKAFLRGMRDRQKAD, encoded by the coding sequence GTGCCACGACAGACCAGCTCGAAAGCAGGCAAACCTGAGCCGCTGGCCACGCCGATGGAAGATACCGGGATCATCGATTTCGAGATCATCGAGCTGTTCTTCTTCGCTTATCGTGACTTCGTATCCGATCCCGACGCCATTCTCGAAAAGAGTGGTTTTGGTCGCGCGCATCACCGCGTCGTACATTTCGTCAACCGAAATCCGGGAATGACGGTCGCCGATCTGCTCGATACGCTGAAGATCACCAAGCAGAGCCTTGCAAGAGTGCTGAAACAACTGATCGATTCAGGCTATATTCGGCAGGTGGCCGGCCCGGAGGATCGCCGACAGCGCAAGCTCTATCCCACCAAATCGGGCAGGGAGCTGGCTCTGGCGCTCGCCGAGCCGCAATCACGCCGTATTGAACGGGCATTCGGGGGAGCTACCCCGGAGGCACGGGAGGGCGTAAAGGCATTCCTCAGAGGCATGCGAGACAGACAGAAGGCGGATTGA